Proteins encoded within one genomic window of Oncorhynchus nerka isolate Pitt River linkage group LG9b, Oner_Uvic_2.0, whole genome shotgun sequence:
- the LOC135565691 gene encoding general transcription factor II-I repeat domain-containing protein 2B-like: MKVVVSCINFIRARGLKHRQFQEFLSELESTHGDVLYYTEVRWLSRGRVLRRFYELLPEINAFLHLKDKTVPELIDPEWKWHLAFLTDVTEILNSLNLQLQGEGKLICDMYSHIKAFEVKLALLLEQVKKRNFVHLPATQNLSTENPAVPFPAEKCLEALEMLKAEFGVRFSELHVHAKEIRLFQNPFVADIDEAQPSYQFELAELQNCDVLKDSFKPNSLIDFYAALPNDTYPNIKKHAMKMSTVFGSTYICEKTFSRMKLLKTPMRSRLTDEHLHQCLRLAVTRMEPDIQLLTSQMQAHSSH, from the coding sequence atgaaggttgtggtgtcgtgcataaacttcatcagagcaaggggacttaaacacaggcagttccaagaattcctgtctgaactggagtctacgcacggagatgtgctgtactacacagaggtccgatggctgagccggggcagagttttgaggcgtttttacgagctgctacccgaaattaacgcatttcttcatttaaaagacaaaacggtcccagagctgatcgacccagaatggaaatggcacctcgcatttttaacagacgtgacagaaatacttaacagccttaacttgcagctacaaggcgaggggaaactcatttgcgacatgtattcacacataaaagcatttgaggtgaaattagcgctgcttttggaacaagtgaaaaagcgcaacttcgtccatcttcctgctacccaaaacctgtcgacagaaaatccagcggtcccgttcccagctgaaaagtgcttggaagcactggaaatgctgaaggcggagttcggtgtgcgattcagtgaactacatgttcatgcaaaagaaatccgtctttttcagaacccctttgttgccgacattgatgaagcccagccttcatatcagtttgagttggctgagttacagaactgtgatgttctgaaagactcattcaagcccaacagtctcattgacttctatgccgccctcccaaacgacacatatccaaacatcaaaaaacacgcaatgaaaatgtccacagtttttggcagcacgtatatctgcgagaaaaccttttctcgcatgaaactgctgaaaaccccgatgagatcaagattgacagatgaacatttgcatcagtgcttgagactggctgtaactagaatggaacctgatattcaacttctcaccagccagatgcaggcccacagttcacactga